From Anaerotruncus rubiinfantis:
CCTTGCGAAGCCGGAGGAACCCGCGGCAGGAAAGCCCGCAAAGCAAAAGAAAGCCCAAAAGGAAAAGACCGAAGCCGCGCCCGCCAAGCGCCCGCCGATGGAATTTGCGGAGCTGCTGGGCATGATCCTCGACCTGCTTTCGTCGCTCAAGGGGAACACCGGGATGCTGGTGCGCAGCTTCAAGCTTTATAAGATCAGGCTCTCGATGGTGGTGGCCGAAGGCGACGCGGCCGACACGGCGATCACCTACGGAAGGGTCAATGCCGCCGTTTACGGCGCTTACGCGCTGGCGCAGTCGTTTTTGCGGCTGGGGCGGCCGGAGATCGAGATCCGGCCCGACTTCACCGCCGAAGAGGGCAGCGTCGATTTTGAGGTGGGCGGCAGGCTCACGCCGATTGCCGCGCTCGGCACGGCAATCCGGGTTGGGGTGGCTTTCCTGGTGAAAACCATCCGGCGGAAAAAAGCAAAACAGGCCGCCGAAGCGCCGCCGCGGCCCGCGGCGCCCGTCAAGACAAATGAACATCAGGCGCCTGCCGAATCCGAAAAGGAAGAGCAGGCGGTCAAATAGGAGGTTTTTCGTATGAGCAACGGCAATCATCCGATCAATGGGCTGATGGACAGCTCCCTGCAGAACCTGCGTTCCCTCGTGGACGCGGACACGGTCATCGGCGAAGCGATCACCACGCCGGACGGCACGGTGATCATCCCGGTGTCGAAGGTTTCGTTCGGCTTCGCATCGGGCGGCTCCGATCTGCCCACCACCAAGCAGGGCGACCTGTTCGGCGGCGGCGCGGGCGGCGGCGTTTCGGTGCAGCCGCTGGCTTTCCTG
This genomic window contains:
- a CDS encoding DUF2953 domain-containing protein, whose product is MAVVGYTLLGILAAVLLLLCIPVRLEVRYKTGHVPVAVLRWLFLRFDLAKPEEPAAGKPAKQKKAQKEKTEAAPAKRPPMEFAELLGMILDLLSSLKGNTGMLVRSFKLYKIRLSMVVAEGDAADTAITYGRVNAAVYGAYALAQSFLRLGRPEIEIRPDFTAEEGSVDFEVGGRLTPIAALGTAIRVGVAFLVKTIRRKKAKQAAEAPPRPAAPVKTNEHQAPAESEKEEQAVK
- the ytfJ gene encoding GerW family sporulation protein, producing the protein MSNGNHPINGLMDSSLQNLRSLVDADTVIGEAITTPDGTVIIPVSKVSFGFASGGSDLPTTKQGDLFGGGAGGGVSVQPLAFLVIKDGHVELLQINDNKNTADRVVAMVPEMVDKLGVLFTKKDKKDGESAKAKPAPAPDPLDDIPGL